A stretch of the Filimonas lacunae genome encodes the following:
- a CDS encoding glutamine--tRNA ligase/YqeY domain fusion protein produces the protein MSEEKSLNFLEEIVEEDLKSGKYPSILTRFPPEPNGYLHIGHAKSICLNFGLAKKYGGATNLRFDDTNPVTEDTEYVESIKADIQWLGFTWANELYASDYFEQLYAFAVQLIQKGLAYVDDSTSEQIAAMKGTPTQPGTDSPYRSRSVEENLQLFADMRAGKYKDGEKVLRVRVDMSSPNMHMRDPIIYRIKHAHHHRTGDAWCIYPMYDFAHGQSDSIEKITHSICTLEFIPHRPLYDWLIQQLEIFPSHQYEFARLNLTYAVTSKRKLLQLVTEKFVDGWDDPRMPTISGMRRRGYTPEGIREFCERIGVAKRDNLIDVGLLEFCVREHLNKEAQRRMVVFDPLKVVITNYEGVEMMLSEDNPEDPNTTQREVPFSNEIYIEREDFMENPPKKYFRLAPGQMVRLKSAYIIQCEKVIKDEAGNITEVHCVYLPNSKSGADTSGINVKGTLHWVSIAHAIHAEVRLYDRLFKVENVANEEGDFKDYVNPESLHVIQNAYAEPALANAKFSDRYQFLRKGYFCMDKDTSEEKMVFNRAVTLKDAWAKEVKKG, from the coding sequence ATGAGTGAAGAAAAAAGTCTTAATTTTTTAGAAGAGATTGTTGAAGAGGATCTGAAGTCCGGCAAGTATCCATCTATCCTTACGCGTTTTCCGCCTGAGCCTAACGGCTACCTGCACATAGGACATGCTAAAAGCATCTGTCTCAACTTTGGCCTGGCCAAAAAATATGGCGGAGCTACTAACCTGCGTTTTGATGATACTAACCCTGTTACAGAAGACACAGAGTATGTAGAAAGTATTAAGGCCGATATTCAATGGCTCGGTTTTACCTGGGCAAATGAACTATATGCCAGCGATTATTTTGAGCAGTTATACGCTTTTGCAGTGCAGCTGATTCAAAAAGGGCTTGCCTATGTGGATGACAGTACCAGCGAGCAAATTGCCGCTATGAAAGGCACGCCTACACAGCCTGGCACTGATAGTCCTTACCGCAGCCGCAGCGTGGAAGAAAACCTGCAGTTGTTTGCAGATATGCGCGCGGGTAAATATAAAGATGGTGAAAAGGTGTTAAGGGTACGTGTGGATATGAGCAGCCCTAACATGCACATGCGCGATCCTATTATCTACCGCATTAAGCATGCCCACCATCACCGCACGGGGGATGCCTGGTGCATTTATCCTATGTACGACTTTGCCCATGGCCAAAGCGATAGCATAGAAAAGATTACGCACAGTATTTGTACGTTGGAATTTATTCCGCACCGCCCACTGTACGATTGGTTAATTCAACAACTGGAAATTTTCCCCAGTCATCAATATGAGTTTGCACGCTTAAACCTTACCTATGCAGTCACCAGCAAAAGAAAGCTGCTGCAACTGGTTACGGAAAAGTTTGTAGACGGGTGGGACGACCCCCGTATGCCCACTATCAGTGGTATGCGCCGCAGGGGATACACGCCGGAAGGCATTCGCGAGTTTTGCGAAAGGATAGGGGTGGCCAAGCGCGATAACCTGATTGATGTGGGATTGCTGGAGTTTTGTGTGCGCGAGCATCTGAACAAAGAAGCACAACGCCGTATGGTGGTGTTTGATCCACTGAAGGTGGTGATTACTAACTACGAAGGTGTGGAAATGATGCTGAGCGAAGACAATCCGGAAGATCCGAATACTACCCAAAGGGAAGTGCCATTCAGTAATGAGATTTATATAGAGCGGGAAGACTTTATGGAAAACCCGCCGAAAAAATATTTTCGCCTGGCTCCGGGACAAATGGTGCGTTTAAAAAGCGCTTACATTATCCAATGCGAAAAAGTAATCAAAGACGAAGCGGGCAATATTACCGAAGTACATTGTGTGTACCTCCCTAACAGTAAAAGTGGTGCAGATACATCGGGCATTAATGTAAAAGGGACCCTGCATTGGGTAAGCATAGCACACGCTATTCATGCCGAAGTAAGGTTGTACGATCGTTTGTTTAAAGTGGAGAATGTTGCCAACGAAGAGGGCGATTTTAAAGATTATGTGAACCCCGAGTCGTTGCATGTGATACAGAATGCTTATGCCGAACCGGCTTTGGCTAATGCTAAATTCAGCGACCGCTACCAGTTTTTGCGTAAAGGCTATTTTTGTATGGATAAAGATACCAGCGAAGAAAAAATGGTATTTAACCGCGCTGTTACCTTAAAAGATGCCTGGGCTAAAGAAGTGAAAAAAGGATAA
- a CDS encoding ATP-binding protein, producing MKKAYTLFLFIVLVCTVSVTHAQSSLYIDSIQQLLRLPKPDTSRLHLFIKLTQLPDCSPDTLFRYEKLYYEYAEKHHLTTAIPYALYGIGVACFKNNNNSEAVNYFYRAAEMLEKSNNNPLQLSRCYEMLAMTYKNTDRNEDALRYYRQSYWLRLSLKNEQYLVSTYNGLGTTFRALGKPDSAIFYLKKSLLVAQNMHNTLNIAQVTNNLGNIYWQQDNYTEAISWYKKALESFEELENPHGIAEATFNLGSIAYNQNDIPGAIKYFNQSLAAVEDGQSLEHLEWTYIHLAYAYEKLHQYEKANINYKKHDLVHDSIFNIATQKAIDDVKEKYETEKKEQALKHEKERTLTLSKLNHRNRLVIYLLIFIAISITTLGFFLLSASRKKRMIADQLSALKHKENEQLIREQELKSNIAMLEGQEAERQRISMELHDRLGGTLASLKFLIQSVYVKDEQLSDHSQKIDLLLQDALKDVRGISHNMSVGILHKYGLAEALSDLRETIESSGTMQVVMNLQGVNRLPKQKAEEVYYIVRELTTNALKHSQASELYVQCLTEEEVLVLTVEDNGVGFDMSQRAKGIGLTNIEARAHKINATLDIESSPGNGTSFFFRIPIA from the coding sequence ATGAAAAAAGCATATACCCTTTTCCTGTTTATTGTATTAGTGTGCACAGTATCTGTTACTCATGCGCAATCATCTTTGTATATTGATAGCATACAGCAATTACTGCGTTTACCCAAACCAGACACCAGCAGGTTGCATTTATTTATAAAGCTGACCCAGCTGCCAGACTGTTCGCCGGATACACTGTTCAGGTATGAAAAGTTGTATTACGAATATGCAGAAAAGCATCATCTCACTACAGCTATTCCCTACGCTTTGTATGGAATAGGAGTGGCTTGTTTTAAGAATAACAACAACTCTGAAGCCGTTAACTACTTTTACCGTGCCGCCGAAATGCTGGAGAAAAGTAACAACAATCCACTGCAACTTTCCAGGTGTTATGAGATGCTGGCTATGACATACAAAAATACTGACAGGAATGAAGATGCCCTGAGATATTACAGGCAATCTTATTGGTTAAGGCTTTCATTAAAAAATGAACAGTACCTGGTTAGTACTTATAACGGGCTAGGCACAACTTTTCGTGCACTGGGCAAGCCAGATTCGGCTATCTTTTACCTGAAAAAGTCGCTACTGGTAGCCCAAAACATGCACAATACCTTAAATATTGCCCAGGTTACCAATAACCTGGGTAATATTTACTGGCAACAAGATAATTATACAGAAGCCATCAGCTGGTATAAAAAAGCGCTGGAATCATTTGAAGAGCTGGAGAACCCCCATGGTATTGCAGAAGCTACATTTAACCTGGGATCTATAGCTTATAACCAAAACGACATACCTGGGGCCATCAAATACTTTAACCAAAGCCTTGCAGCGGTTGAAGATGGTCAGTCCCTGGAACACCTGGAGTGGACTTATATACACCTGGCCTACGCTTATGAGAAATTACATCAATACGAAAAAGCAAATATCAACTACAAAAAGCACGACTTAGTACACGACAGCATTTTCAACATTGCCACCCAGAAAGCAATCGATGATGTGAAAGAAAAATATGAAACAGAGAAAAAGGAGCAAGCTTTAAAACATGAGAAAGAAAGAACTTTAACCCTTTCCAAATTAAACCACCGCAACCGCCTGGTTATTTACCTGCTTATATTTATAGCCATCTCCATCACTACCCTGGGTTTCTTTTTACTGAGCGCCAGCCGCAAAAAACGGATGATAGCCGACCAGTTATCAGCTTTAAAACATAAAGAAAACGAGCAATTGATTCGTGAGCAGGAACTAAAAAGTAATATTGCCATGCTGGAAGGGCAGGAAGCTGAACGGCAGCGTATTTCCATGGAGCTGCACGACAGGCTGGGCGGCACATTGGCTTCATTAAAGTTTTTAATACAAAGCGTGTATGTTAAAGACGAACAACTGTCCGATCACTCACAGAAAATAGACCTGTTATTGCAAGATGCTTTAAAAGACGTAAGAGGTATTTCGCATAACATGTCTGTAGGCATTTTGCACAAATACGGTTTGGCAGAAGCCCTGTCCGATTTAAGAGAAACCATTGAAAGTTCAGGTACTATGCAGGTAGTGATGAATTTACAGGGCGTTAACCGTTTACCTAAACAAAAGGCGGAAGAAGTATATTATATTGTGCGGGAGCTAACCACCAATGCTTTAAAACATAGTCAGGCAAGCGAGCTGTATGTACAGTGCCTTACCGAAGAAGAAGTGCTGGTACTTACCGTTGAAGATAACGGAGTGGGCTTTGATATGTCGCAGCGGGCCAAAGGCATAGGCTTAACCAACATAGAAGCACGCGCCCATAAAATCAATGCCACACTGGATATTGAATCGTCGCCCGGCAATGGCACTTCCTTTTTTTTCCGCATTCCTATTGCATAA
- a CDS encoding electron transfer flavoprotein subunit beta/FixA family protein — MKILVCVSKTPDTTSKIAFKDGNTKFDEAGVQWIINPYDEWYALVRAVELKEKDAATVIHLVTAGSADTEPIIRKALALGGDEAFRINVESGDSFYIASQIAEIAKQGGYDLVLTGKETIDFNGASIGGMVAELLDTPYIALATKFDLNGTTAVVTREIEGGEEVAEVALPVVVSCQKGVAEQRIPNMRGIMAARTKPLKVVEPVAADNLTQVVSFELPPAKAGVKLVPADNVAELVRLLHEEAKVL; from the coding sequence ATGAAGATATTAGTCTGTGTAAGTAAAACACCTGACACTACGTCTAAGATTGCTTTTAAAGATGGCAACACAAAATTTGATGAGGCAGGTGTACAATGGATTATTAATCCATACGATGAATGGTACGCACTGGTAAGAGCCGTTGAGCTGAAAGAAAAAGATGCCGCCACTGTAATTCACCTGGTAACTGCCGGCAGTGCCGACACAGAACCTATCATACGCAAAGCGCTGGCATTGGGTGGTGATGAAGCTTTTCGTATAAACGTGGAAAGCGGTGATAGCTTTTACATTGCTTCGCAAATTGCAGAAATAGCTAAACAAGGTGGTTACGACCTGGTGCTTACCGGTAAAGAAACCATTGATTTTAACGGAGCCTCTATAGGTGGTATGGTAGCAGAACTGCTGGACACGCCTTATATAGCCCTGGCTACCAAATTTGACCTGAACGGCACTACCGCTGTAGTTACCCGCGAAATTGAAGGCGGTGAAGAAGTGGCTGAAGTAGCCTTACCGGTAGTAGTAAGCTGCCAGAAAGGTGTGGCCGAACAACGTATACCTAACATGCGCGGTATTATGGCTGCCCGTACCAAACCATTAAAAGTGGTGGAACCCGTAGCTGCTGATAATTTAACCCAGGTAGTAAGCTTTGAATTACCACCCGCTAAAGCCGGTGTGAAGCTGGTGCCTGCCGACAATGTAGCCGAGCTGGTACGCCTGCTGCACGAAGAAGCCAAGGTGCTGTAA
- a CDS encoding DUF6515 family protein has translation MKQALCFTFYKPLAVTALMCSLAFSATTTQAQRGGDGGPRNNNAPRNGGQNQRVENRQPVKRQPQAAPMRGQRYAAITGPNVSINFRGVPYQYSNGYYYRPYGNYYRVVAPPPGIRINVLPTGFISLHVGINPFFFFDGVFYRQTVITNTAGAQENNYEVIDAPVGAQVPSLPDGTKDVVINGNRYYELDGTYYAEIINNNGETWYEVAGKNGELNTPDAAPEPQVGDKYEQLPETCKIVVLNGRKYYVSSINNYYQEVIEGNKLYYQLVAKAGEGQL, from the coding sequence ATGAAACAAGCGTTGTGCTTTACTTTTTATAAGCCGTTGGCAGTAACGGCTTTAATGTGTTCTTTGGCTTTTTCAGCTACAACTACCCAGGCCCAAAGGGGCGGGGATGGTGGCCCACGTAATAACAATGCCCCCCGCAATGGCGGTCAAAATCAACGTGTTGAAAACAGGCAGCCCGTTAAACGGCAGCCACAGGCTGCGCCTATGCGTGGCCAGCGTTACGCTGCTATCACCGGGCCTAACGTAAGCATTAATTTCAGGGGTGTTCCTTACCAGTATTCCAATGGTTATTATTATCGTCCCTACGGTAATTATTACCGCGTGGTGGCGCCACCGCCCGGCATCAGGATAAATGTGCTACCTACAGGTTTTATCAGCCTGCATGTAGGCATCAATCCTTTCTTCTTTTTTGATGGCGTTTTTTACCGTCAAACAGTGATCACCAACACAGCAGGTGCACAGGAAAATAATTATGAAGTGATAGATGCCCCGGTAGGCGCACAGGTGCCCAGCCTGCCAGATGGCACTAAAGATGTGGTTATCAATGGCAACCGGTATTACGAGCTGGATGGGACTTATTATGCTGAAATTATTAATAACAATGGCGAAACCTGGTATGAGGTGGCTGGCAAAAACGGAGAGCTGAATACGCCGGATGCTGCCCCGGAACCACAGGTGGGCGACAAGTATGAGCAGCTACCCGAAACCTGTAAAATAGTAGTGCTGAACGGGCGTAAATATTATGTGTCGTCTATCAACAACTACTACCAGGAAGTTATAGAAGGCAATAAGCTGTATTACCAACTGGTGGCCAAAGCAGGCGAAGGGCAATTATAA
- a CDS encoding T9SS type B sorting domain-containing protein, whose product MLFRCVPAQAQCATGQTPSTAFPICGYDTFHMATVPACSGRNLPVPTCAGDGAAYGDLNAFWYKFTCYTAGTLGFLIDPVEATDDYDWQLYDITGANPDDVYTNPALIVTGNWAGTYDKTGASATGVTHIECASIPSDNRPTFSSMPTLIQGHIYLLMISHFTVTNQSGYSLSFGGGTAGITDPLLPHLANGEYYCNTQTVRLKLNKKVKCSSLATDGSDFTLNTPGINIVSATGIGCNNGFDLDSIVLTLNQRLPPGNYSLVIQNGSDANTLLDYCDRDIPAGEHVDFSVSAPALVYIDSIKPLPCAPDSLQIVFTQPIDCATIAADGSDFTITGPMPVGIIGAKGSCTSNNTDNTITLYFDKRLTTAGTYTVVIGTGTDGNGISSQCGQYILAGDNTRSFIIPPQPVSLLKRVTPVTCRVQKIRVALTRKVQCGSVATNGSDFTITGPTTITITRAESICSNNLTDSIDLYFNAPVLTAGAYQVNVQTGTDGNTLLTECWQETPVGNTIRFATSDTVNANFTYQLFLHCTIDSVVLSHNGANGVNQWNWYYDGNDSSKLQNPVKVYKVFGTKNIKLVVSNGVCSDSSTRQVVLTNVLKAAFSIQPDTLCPNDQALYINESYGNIIRYEWTFGNGNISAQHTPPGQTYAVPTVREQLYYVKLVVQSEVNCYDTVIHPIHVLNSCYIAVPTGFTPNNDGLNDYLYPLNGFTTSQMDFKVFNRLGQMVFHTTRPDGKWNGVFNGEAQPPGAYVWMFSYTEAKSGKHFFLKGTSVLIR is encoded by the coding sequence ATGCTGTTTCGCTGTGTGCCGGCGCAGGCGCAGTGTGCCACAGGGCAAACACCCTCCACAGCATTTCCTATTTGTGGGTACGACACTTTTCATATGGCCACTGTGCCAGCCTGTTCGGGACGAAACCTCCCTGTACCCACCTGCGCGGGAGACGGAGCCGCTTATGGTGATTTAAATGCGTTCTGGTATAAATTTACCTGTTACACCGCCGGCACCCTGGGTTTTCTGATTGATCCGGTGGAAGCTACAGACGATTACGACTGGCAATTGTATGATATTACCGGGGCCAATCCGGATGATGTATATACCAATCCCGCGCTGATTGTAACAGGAAACTGGGCCGGTACCTATGATAAAACAGGGGCTTCGGCAACGGGTGTTACACATATTGAATGCGCCTCCATACCCTCAGACAACAGGCCCACCTTCAGCAGCATGCCTACCCTGATACAGGGGCATATTTACCTGCTGATGATCAGCCATTTTACAGTAACCAATCAAAGCGGCTACTCGCTCAGTTTTGGCGGTGGCACCGCCGGAATCACCGACCCGCTGTTACCTCATCTTGCCAACGGAGAATATTATTGTAATACCCAAACAGTACGGCTCAAACTCAATAAAAAAGTAAAATGCAGTAGCCTGGCCACAGATGGTAGCGATTTTACCCTCAACACCCCGGGCATTAACATTGTCTCAGCCACGGGAATCGGGTGTAATAATGGATTTGATCTGGATTCGATAGTGCTGACACTGAACCAGCGGTTGCCACCAGGCAATTACTCACTCGTTATTCAAAATGGTAGTGATGCTAACACGCTGCTGGACTATTGCGACCGGGATATTCCTGCCGGAGAACACGTTGACTTTTCGGTAAGTGCGCCGGCGCTGGTGTATATAGATAGCATCAAGCCCCTGCCCTGTGCCCCGGACAGCCTGCAAATTGTGTTTACCCAGCCTATTGACTGTGCCACCATAGCAGCCGATGGCAGCGATTTTACCATCACCGGGCCTATGCCCGTGGGCATTATTGGCGCTAAAGGATCGTGCACCAGCAATAACACAGATAATACCATTACGCTGTATTTTGACAAACGCCTTACCACCGCAGGTACCTATACCGTTGTTATTGGCACCGGTACCGACGGCAATGGCATTTCCAGCCAATGTGGACAGTATATACTGGCCGGCGACAACACCCGTTCTTTCATCATTCCGCCACAGCCCGTATCGTTGCTGAAAAGGGTAACACCGGTTACCTGCCGGGTGCAAAAAATAAGGGTGGCGCTTACCCGTAAAGTACAATGCGGTTCTGTGGCCACCAATGGCAGTGATTTTACCATCACGGGCCCCACCACTATTACCATTACCCGCGCCGAAAGCATCTGTAGCAATAACTTAACCGACTCTATTGATCTGTATTTTAATGCACCGGTACTCACAGCCGGCGCTTACCAGGTAAACGTGCAAACCGGCACCGATGGCAACACCCTGTTAACAGAATGCTGGCAGGAAACACCTGTGGGCAACACCATCAGGTTTGCTACCAGCGATACGGTCAATGCCAATTTCACCTACCAGCTTTTTTTACATTGCACCATTGACAGTGTAGTACTCTCGCATAACGGCGCCAATGGTGTCAATCAATGGAACTGGTATTATGATGGCAACGATTCCAGCAAACTGCAAAACCCGGTGAAAGTGTACAAAGTGTTTGGCACCAAAAATATTAAACTGGTAGTGAGCAATGGAGTTTGCAGCGATAGCAGCACCCGGCAGGTGGTGCTTACCAATGTGTTAAAAGCCGCTTTTTCTATACAGCCGGATACCTTATGCCCTAACGATCAGGCATTGTATATTAACGAAAGTTACGGTAACATCATCCGTTACGAATGGACATTTGGCAACGGCAATATCAGTGCACAGCATACCCCACCCGGGCAAACTTATGCCGTGCCTACTGTGCGGGAACAGTTGTATTATGTAAAGCTGGTAGTGCAAAGCGAGGTGAACTGCTACGACACGGTGATACACCCCATTCACGTGCTTAACAGCTGTTATATAGCCGTACCCACCGGCTTTACGCCCAATAACGATGGACTGAACGATTACCTGTATCCCCTAAATGGCTTTACCACTTCGCAAATGGATTTTAAAGTGTTTAACCGTTTGGGGCAAATGGTATTTCATACCACCCGACCCGATGGCAAATGGAATGGTGTGTTTAATGGCGAAGCACAGCCACCCGGCGCTTATGTATGGATGTTTTCTTACACAGAAGCCAAAAGCGGCAAACACTTCTTTTTAAAAGGCACTTCGGTGCTGATCCGGTAA
- a CDS encoding response regulator, with product MNNFSIIIVDDHQLFIEGLTALLRANDYNVMGFANSGKALLEQLETQHPDLLLMDIGMKEMDGVELSAEVKKRYPEIKILIISMHAKRVYLEKLIEAGVEGYILKSASDEELKTAIYSIVNGGTYFSSQVSDSILQNMLGRNHQPDVILTPREKDVLKLIAEGMNTKEIAASLFISVNTVESHRKNVLLKTGLKNVAHLIRWAFENGHL from the coding sequence ATGAACAATTTTTCAATTATAATAGTAGACGACCACCAGCTTTTTATAGAAGGACTAACGGCTTTACTGCGCGCCAATGACTATAACGTTATGGGCTTTGCCAACAGTGGCAAAGCACTGCTGGAACAACTGGAAACACAGCACCCCGACTTGTTGCTGATGGATATAGGAATGAAAGAGATGGATGGCGTAGAATTATCGGCAGAAGTAAAAAAGCGCTACCCCGAAATTAAAATCCTGATCATTTCCATGCATGCCAAAAGAGTATACCTGGAAAAACTGATTGAAGCAGGTGTAGAAGGGTATATATTAAAAAGCGCCAGCGATGAGGAGTTAAAAACAGCTATTTATTCTATTGTAAACGGGGGCACCTATTTTTCGTCGCAGGTAAGCGACAGCATTCTGCAAAACATGCTGGGCCGCAACCACCAACCGGATGTAATATTAACGCCACGCGAAAAAGATGTGCTGAAGCTGATTGCAGAAGGCATGAACACCAAAGAAATTGCCGCCAGTTTATTTATCAGTGTCAACACAGTAGAAAGCCATCGCAAGAATGTGCTGTTGAAAACAGGCTTAAAAAATGTGGCCCACCTGATTAGATGGGCCTTTGAAAACGGTCATTTATAA
- a CDS encoding tetratricopeptide repeat protein: MDRIARIHQLLQVTPKDNFLRHALALEYSKAGELAKARQLFEDILTEFPDYIGSYYHLGKLLEAMGEPALALEWYAKGMIAARKVGDLHAYSELQSVHDELAY, translated from the coding sequence ATGGATAGAATTGCACGAATACACCAGTTACTACAGGTTACGCCTAAGGATAATTTTCTGCGGCATGCGCTGGCATTGGAATATAGTAAAGCAGGCGAGCTGGCTAAAGCCAGGCAACTGTTTGAAGATATCTTAACAGAATTTCCCGACTACATAGGCAGCTATTACCATTTGGGCAAGCTGCTGGAAGCGATGGGCGAGCCTGCCCTGGCATTGGAATGGTACGCGAAAGGGATGATAGCAGCCCGCAAGGTGGGCGACCTGCATGCCTATAGTGAGCTGCAAAGCGTACATGACGAACTGGCTTATTAA
- a CDS encoding electron transfer flavoprotein subunit alpha/FixB family protein encodes MSVLILIDHADGHVKKASLEALTYGAAVAKQLGVSAAGLLLGTVQDDVAALGQYGVSTIHQVANEAFNSLDAQVYAKAVAEAVQSTGATVVVVSHNQTGKAIAPRISAALKAGLVAGAVALPDISNGFVVKKAVFSGKAFANVNVTSAIKVVSLNPNSFKVEAIGGTATVSALAITPAAARVKVTAVNKVSGEVPLTEAEVVVSGGRGLKGPENWGIVEDLAHVLHAALACSRPVADSHWRPHHEHVGQTGFQVAPNLYIAIGISGAIQHLAGVNRSKVMVVINKDPEAPFFKAADYGIVGDAFEVVPQLTAEIKKLKGL; translated from the coding sequence ATGTCTGTTTTAATATTGATAGACCACGCTGATGGTCATGTTAAAAAAGCTTCGCTGGAAGCATTAACTTATGGTGCAGCTGTAGCCAAACAACTGGGCGTATCTGCTGCTGGCTTATTACTGGGTACCGTGCAGGACGATGTTGCTGCACTGGGCCAATATGGTGTAAGCACCATACACCAGGTTGCCAACGAAGCTTTCAATAGCCTGGATGCCCAGGTATATGCCAAAGCGGTAGCAGAAGCCGTACAAAGTACCGGCGCTACTGTTGTGGTAGTTAGCCACAACCAAACCGGTAAAGCAATAGCCCCACGCATTAGTGCTGCTTTAAAAGCAGGTCTGGTGGCCGGCGCGGTAGCACTGCCCGATATCAGCAATGGCTTTGTAGTGAAAAAAGCTGTTTTCAGCGGTAAGGCATTTGCTAATGTAAATGTTACCTCTGCTATAAAAGTAGTTTCGTTAAACCCCAACAGCTTTAAAGTGGAAGCTATCGGTGGCACTGCTACTGTTAGCGCCCTGGCTATTACCCCTGCTGCTGCACGTGTAAAAGTAACTGCCGTAAACAAAGTAAGCGGCGAAGTGCCTTTAACCGAAGCAGAAGTAGTGGTAAGTGGTGGTCGTGGCCTGAAAGGCCCTGAAAACTGGGGTATTGTAGAAGACCTGGCGCATGTGTTACACGCTGCACTGGCCTGTAGTCGCCCGGTTGCCGACAGTCACTGGCGTCCACACCACGAGCACGTTGGCCAAACTGGCTTCCAGGTAGCTCCCAACCTATACATTGCTATTGGCATTTCTGGTGCTATCCAACACCTGGCAGGTGTTAACCGCAGCAAGGTAATGGTAGTGATTAACAAAGATCCGGAAGCACCGTTCTTTAAGGCCGCAGATTACGGTATTGTAGGTGATGCTTTTGAAGTAGTGCCACAATTAACAGCAGAAATTAAAAAACTGAAAGGTTTATAA
- a CDS encoding BamA/TamA family outer membrane protein, with protein MIYRIAVAALLLAGGYGARAQDTVTAVAPKKHWLGKFHPDSIINGKLSIIPVPVITSSPETGLRGGVVLQYFLNTGSGKDSTRKTRDSYSYLEALYSTRRQTVFESYTQMFTPGEKYFFRHRMGYVNNNERIWGFGNKTMSAADFEKVTYTRLYLQTSFTRQIKNKLFAGLNLNVSKTYDVVGTIKDSNLLAGQPGENGYLVIGLGPTIIWDKRDHPLNTRSGWYGELAATHYMQSVGSDFSYTEYLGDIRKYFPLRDSSVLAFQGYALLTGGTVPWREKARMGNSMIMRGYFSGRFRDNQYAAAQAEYRKPVHRWVTLAVFAAAGQVQHTVGNFNISDTKFAGGIGMRVLANKSKRIYLRFDYAVSSDKTSGFYFKVGEAF; from the coding sequence ATGATCTATCGCATTGCCGTTGCTGCTTTATTGCTTGCCGGTGGTTACGGTGCACGGGCGCAGGATACAGTTACTGCGGTGGCACCTAAAAAACACTGGCTGGGAAAGTTTCATCCCGATTCTATTATCAATGGCAAACTCAGTATTATTCCTGTTCCGGTAATTACCAGCAGCCCTGAAACAGGGCTGCGGGGAGGAGTAGTGTTGCAATACTTTTTAAACACAGGCAGCGGCAAGGATTCCACGCGTAAAACACGTGATTCATACTCTTACCTGGAAGCCTTGTATTCTACACGCAGGCAAACGGTATTTGAAAGCTACACGCAGATGTTCACGCCCGGTGAAAAGTACTTTTTCCGCCACCGGATGGGATATGTCAATAACAACGAACGCATTTGGGGCTTTGGCAATAAAACGATGTCGGCGGCTGATTTTGAGAAGGTAACCTATACCCGTTTGTATTTGCAAACCAGCTTTACCCGCCAGATCAAGAACAAACTGTTTGCAGGCCTGAACCTGAATGTAAGCAAAACGTACGATGTGGTGGGCACCATCAAAGATTCTAACCTGCTGGCCGGGCAGCCTGGCGAAAATGGTTATTTGGTAATAGGCCTGGGACCTACCATCATCTGGGACAAGCGCGACCATCCATTGAACACACGTAGTGGATGGTATGGCGAGCTGGCTGCCACTCATTACATGCAGTCGGTGGGCAGCGATTTCAGTTACACAGAATATCTGGGCGATATCCGTAAATATTTCCCCCTGAGAGATAGTAGTGTGCTGGCTTTTCAGGGGTATGCCTTGTTAACAGGCGGCACTGTTCCCTGGCGCGAAAAAGCACGCATGGGCAACAGTATGATTATGCGGGGATATTTCAGCGGCAGGTTTCGTGATAATCAATATGCGGCCGCACAGGCCGAGTACCGAAAGCCGGTACATCGCTGGGTTACGCTGGCTGTTTTTGCCGCTGCCGGACAGGTGCAGCATACGGTGGGAAACTTTAATATCAGCGATACCAAATTCGCCGGTGGCATAGGTATGCGGGTATTGGCCAATAAATCAAAACGTATTTATCTGCGTTTCGATTACGCAGTAAGCTCCGATAAAACATCGGGCTTTTATTTTAAAGTAGGGGAAGCCTTTTAA